One stretch of Bdellovibrionales bacterium CG10_big_fil_rev_8_21_14_0_10_45_34 DNA includes these proteins:
- the typA gene encoding translational GTPase TypA yields the protein MDIRNIAIIAHVDHGKTTLVDAMLKQGGVFRSNEHVQDRVMDSMDQERERGITIQAKNCSYSYKGVKTNIVDTPGHADFGGEVERILGMVDGACLLVDASEGPLPQTRFVLRKALDQNLKIIVVINKIDRPDARVQEVENEIFDLFIDLEATDEQMNYKMVYCVARNGIAFKELPDLSTVKDAKGDLSDLFETILQEVPSPNFSEDAPLSLLVSNVGHSDFLGRLAIGRVLQGILHQNERILVVGEGDKKQQLRLQDVMVFEGLNQVRADKVMAGDIAILAGIEDVNIGDTVTNIETPVIQKRITIEPPAVHMSFIVNTSPYAGKEGKVLLSREMIDRLFKETQRNVSIRFEETGSSDTFKVYGRGELQLSVLIETIRREGFELAVGKPTAVLKVINGETMEPIELASVDIPEEHFGAVSELMHQRKGVMRNMVNKGSGRVRLEYDIPARGLIGFRSNFLTITRGTGILNSLFLEYGPFRGETPERTSGAIVSDRLGDTVTYGLFGLEPRGKLFVGPNVPVYEGMVIGEHSRDNDLWVNCCREKKLTNVRASGTDEMIQLRPPLQFSLEQALEWIRDDELVEVTPKSFRMRKRILKQNMQPKKK from the coding sequence ATGGATATCAGGAATATTGCGATTATTGCTCACGTCGATCACGGAAAGACAACCTTAGTAGATGCCATGCTTAAGCAGGGAGGCGTTTTTCGCTCCAACGAGCATGTTCAAGATCGTGTCATGGATTCGATGGACCAAGAGCGAGAGCGCGGCATCACTATTCAGGCAAAAAACTGCTCTTACTCTTACAAAGGCGTAAAAACCAATATCGTGGACACCCCAGGACACGCTGACTTCGGCGGCGAAGTGGAGCGAATTCTTGGAATGGTTGATGGAGCCTGTCTGCTCGTCGATGCTTCGGAGGGCCCTCTCCCTCAGACTCGGTTCGTCTTGCGTAAAGCCCTGGATCAAAACCTGAAAATTATAGTTGTTATCAATAAAATCGATCGGCCTGACGCGCGCGTACAGGAAGTTGAAAACGAGATTTTCGATTTGTTTATCGACTTAGAAGCTACCGACGAACAAATGAATTACAAAATGGTATACTGCGTGGCCAGAAATGGCATCGCCTTCAAGGAGCTTCCTGATCTGTCGACCGTAAAAGATGCAAAAGGTGACTTGTCAGATCTTTTTGAAACTATCTTGCAAGAAGTGCCTTCACCCAATTTTTCAGAGGATGCGCCTCTTTCGCTTTTAGTGAGCAACGTGGGTCATTCAGACTTCCTGGGGCGTTTAGCTATCGGCCGAGTCCTGCAAGGAATTCTACATCAAAACGAGCGAATCCTTGTCGTCGGCGAAGGCGACAAAAAACAGCAGCTCCGACTTCAGGACGTCATGGTTTTTGAAGGGCTCAATCAAGTTCGCGCTGACAAAGTCATGGCTGGGGACATTGCCATTCTCGCTGGAATTGAGGATGTCAACATTGGTGATACAGTAACCAACATTGAAACGCCGGTAATTCAGAAAAGAATAACTATCGAACCTCCTGCCGTTCATATGTCGTTTATCGTAAATACTTCTCCTTATGCCGGCAAAGAAGGTAAAGTTTTGCTTTCTCGAGAGATGATTGATCGGCTTTTTAAAGAAACTCAACGAAATGTTTCTATTCGATTTGAAGAAACCGGCTCTTCAGACACTTTTAAAGTTTATGGTCGCGGAGAGCTTCAGTTGTCGGTACTTATAGAAACAATCCGGCGCGAAGGCTTCGAGCTTGCCGTTGGAAAACCTACCGCGGTTCTTAAAGTGATCAACGGTGAAACGATGGAGCCCATTGAGCTCGCTTCGGTTGATATCCCTGAAGAACATTTTGGAGCCGTGTCGGAACTCATGCATCAAAGAAAAGGCGTTATGCGGAACATGGTTAATAAAGGCTCAGGAAGAGTGCGACTTGAGTATGATATACCGGCCCGCGGACTTATTGGTTTTCGCTCCAATTTTTTAACTATCACGCGCGGCACAGGTATCTTAAACAGTTTGTTTTTGGAATACGGTCCGTTTCGAGGCGAGACCCCTGAAAGGACTAGCGGGGCAATTGTGTCTGACCGTCTAGGTGATACTGTGACCTATGGACTTTTTGGCCTTGAGCCTCGTGGAAAGTTATTTGTGGGACCCAATGTTCCCGTCTATGAGGGTATGGTCATTGGCGAACACAGTCGCGATAACGACCTTTGGGTTAACTGCTGTAGAGAAAAGAAACTCACCAATGTGCGTGCTTCAGGAACAGATGAAATGATTCAGCTCAGACCACCTTTGCAATTTTCGCTCGAACAGGCTCTCGAATGGATCCGAGACGATGAACTTGTTGAAGTGACGCCGAAGTCGTTTCGAATGCGCAAAAGAATCCTTAAACAAAACATGCAGCCTAAGAAAAAGTAG
- a CDS encoding phosphotransferase, whose translation MVLGDFHIHSTYSDGQLSIAQLVDLYGNLGFKAIAITDHLCETNSFLGRSAHYLSRTLTEDSFNSYIEEIDSEGERALKKFNMLVLPGFEVTKNSISNHRSAHIVALGARKFISANQSVDEILMEIREQGAISIAAHPVWTRKIEKQTFHLWDKLEHYKNLFDAWEVASGKHLFHEVQHARLPMIASSDLHHPRQIASWKTVMDKAETKEQVLENIKGQKLDFRFFQNSVGYPFRHTGCVPQFSPAKS comes from the coding sequence ATGGTTCTTGGAGATTTTCACATCCACTCCACCTACAGCGATGGGCAACTTTCTATTGCCCAGCTCGTTGACCTCTATGGAAACCTCGGTTTTAAAGCCATCGCTATCACCGATCATTTGTGTGAAACCAATTCTTTTTTAGGTAGATCTGCCCATTATTTAAGCAGGACTCTCACCGAAGATTCCTTTAACTCTTACATTGAAGAAATAGACTCCGAAGGCGAGCGTGCTTTGAAGAAATTCAACATGTTGGTTCTACCGGGTTTTGAAGTGACTAAGAACTCAATTTCAAACCATAGATCTGCCCATATCGTAGCCTTGGGCGCTCGGAAGTTTATATCCGCCAATCAAAGCGTTGATGAAATTCTTATGGAAATTCGTGAACAGGGCGCCATCTCTATTGCAGCTCACCCAGTGTGGACACGAAAGATAGAAAAACAAACATTTCATCTCTGGGATAAACTCGAGCATTACAAGAACTTGTTCGATGCCTGGGAGGTCGCCAGCGGTAAACACTTGTTCCATGAAGTGCAGCACGCGCGGCTGCCAATGATTGCAAGTAGTGATTTGCATCACCCTCGGCAAATAGCCTCTTGGAAAACTGTCATGGACAAGGCTGAGACGAAAGAGCAAGTTTTGGAGAACATAAAAGGGCAGAAACTCGATTTCCGATTTTTTCAGAACTCGGTGGGATATCCCTTTCGACACACGGGGTGTGTGCCTCAATTCTCCCCGGCCAAGTCGTAA
- a CDS encoding MotA/TolQ/ExbB proton channel family protein, with product MDPSLKCGKETSEKASANMHWTQLLGVIETLVLVTLLGLSVWSVTVIIDRRRFLKAYLSDESVAELRGVIKGGKPGASALLKSKAICAALEAAKDSRMSDTKKMRLIKEQLVEFKLETEKGLAVLATLGANAPFIGLFGTVLGVVRAFSKLGEASSSGTASVMTAISMALIATAAGLFVAIPAVAAYNVFAKKIRVALLQIQTSLEAGID from the coding sequence TTGGACCCGAGTCTGAAATGTGGCAAAGAAACTTCAGAAAAAGCGAGCGCAAATATGCATTGGACACAACTTTTAGGAGTCATTGAGACCTTAGTCTTAGTAACTTTGCTAGGTCTTTCGGTCTGGTCAGTAACCGTAATTATAGATCGCAGACGGTTTCTTAAGGCTTATCTCTCGGATGAGAGTGTGGCCGAACTGAGAGGCGTCATTAAGGGTGGAAAGCCGGGAGCGTCAGCCCTTCTCAAATCAAAAGCTATTTGCGCTGCTTTAGAAGCGGCAAAAGACTCAAGAATGAGCGACACGAAGAAAATGCGACTCATTAAAGAACAACTTGTCGAGTTTAAGTTAGAAACAGAAAAGGGATTGGCTGTTTTGGCCACCTTGGGGGCGAATGCACCTTTTATTGGACTTTTTGGTACGGTCTTGGGAGTGGTTCGAGCCTTTTCGAAGTTAGGCGAGGCGAGTTCAAGTGGAACCGCCTCAGTTATGACAGCAATTTCGATGGCTTTGATCGCCACCGCAGCGGGTTTGTTCGTCGCGATCCCTGCGGTTGCTGCGTACAACGTTTTCGCAAAGAAGATTCGTGTAGCGCTTCTTCAAATTCAAACTTCTTTAGAAGCAGGAATCGATTAA
- a CDS encoding biopolymer transporter ExbD, with product MASQAEDFDQDENLLSQINVTPFVDVVLVLLVIFMVTAPMLAREALELSLPKAGSGQEKPTQTLAVAINRNGQILVDGLAVSESELAGELSARAQGIAGVVVSADKQIDYGLFVKVVDLIKSSGIEKLAIEVLRENRE from the coding sequence ATGGCATCCCAAGCAGAAGATTTCGATCAGGATGAAAACCTACTCTCGCAGATCAATGTGACACCTTTTGTAGATGTCGTTCTCGTGTTGCTGGTGATTTTTATGGTTACCGCTCCCATGTTGGCCAGAGAGGCGCTTGAGCTCAGTTTGCCAAAGGCCGGTTCAGGACAAGAAAAGCCTACTCAAACACTGGCCGTGGCTATCAATAGAAACGGACAGATTCTCGTAGATGGTTTAGCTGTTTCAGAATCAGAACTTGCTGGCGAATTGAGCGCTCGTGCTCAGGGTATTGCTGGCGTCGTCGTCAGCGCCGACAAACAGATAGACTATGGCCTCTTTGTTAAGGTTGTTGATTTGATCAAGTCTTCTGGGATCGAAAAATTGGCAATTGAAGTATTGCGCGAGAATAGAGAGTAG